The Perca fluviatilis chromosome 2, GENO_Pfluv_1.0, whole genome shotgun sequence genome includes a region encoding these proteins:
- the LOC120573061 gene encoding heat shock protein beta-7-like yields MASLTSSSRRSSSSYRSSSRYSTSSTHRSEGSLGGSSDSLDPLFEPFLDSADHSSLFVEESPRGPSCLAPFSRHSRSSYGHTAPVGGTLTGRQSSTGGGVRCLGDSYYMSADVSQFEPHDIVVMAYNHHVVIHAQKVLDDGSISDTFTHKSLFPEDMDPLSVSGTLNPDGTLVVSVHRTTTLGGLEPLGVPTYRSEAHL; encoded by the exons ATGGCATCACTGACATCTTCCAGCCGCAGATCCTCCTCATCCTACCGCTCATCGTCACGTTACAGCACCTCCAGCACCCATCGGTCAGAGGGCTCACTGGGTGGATCGTCTGATTCTTTGGATCCCCTTTTTGAGCCGTTTCTTGACTCTGCTGATCATTCCAGTCTGTTTGTAGAAGAGAGCCCCAGAGGACCCAGTTGTTTGGCCCCCTTCAGCAGACACAGCAGATCATCCTATGGACACACTG CTCCTGTAGGCGGTACTTTGACAGGCCGACAGAGCAGCACAGGTGGCGGGGTGCGATGTCTGGGAGATAGCTACTACATGTCAGCTGACGTCAGCCAGTTTGAGCCGCATGACATAGTGGTGATGGCCTATAACCACCATGTTGTCATTCATGCccagaag GTACTAGATGATGGAAGTATCAGTGACACATTCACCCATAAGTCCCTGTTTCCGGAGGATATGGACCCATTGTCGGTCAGTGGGACCCTTAACCCTGATGGTACCCTGGTGGTGAGTGTCCACCGGACCACGACCCTGGGTGGGCTGGAGCCCCTGGGTGTCCCCACCTACCGCAGTGAAGCTCACCTTTGA
- the zgc:165508 gene encoding protein FAM131A isoform X1, whose protein sequence is MQLQKWAVSAPKRQLVNVDDTIEMLPKSRRALTIQEIAALARSSLHGISQVVKDHVTKPTAMAQGRVAHLIEWKGWCKPMDTPAALESDFNSYSDLTEGEQEARFAAGVAEQFAIAEAKLRAWSSVDGDESNDDSYDEDFLPSNEPTTQSTDVLSYPPYLKDLIHSQLCQHLGLRGPCCEGGGGGEGGGSGEPSPTVGSPDTLCSSLCSLDEHHPLLRDLGGHRGTHSYSNAAELAAKILSALQGGEELLLARLQRAGQSGRGGGDSGFHSLGGGGRGIRPCGGQDSPCYSRSYSETYLSPGEDDDTPCKDYESTVCQADGSPDYDPHRRVSDVASSGVVSLDEEDEEEEERAGEPNNQ, encoded by the exons ATGCAGCTGCAAAAATGGGCTGTATCAGCTCCAAAGCGCCAGTTG GTGAATGTTGATGACACCATTGAAATGTTACCAAAATCAAGAAGAGCTCTCACCATTCAAGAGATTGCTGCATTAGCGCGATCTTCCCTACATG GTATTTCACAGGTAGTGAAGGACCATGTGACAAAGCCTACAGCCATGGCTCAGGGCAGAGTGGCCCACTTGATAGAGTGGAAAGGCTGGTGTAAGCCTATGGACACTCCTGCAGCCCTGGAATCCGACTTCAACTCTTATTCTGACCTCACTGAGGGAGAGCAGGAGGCACGCTTCGCTGCAG gTGTGGCAGAGCAGTTTGCCATAGCGGAGGCTAAGCTGAGGGCCTGGTCCTCTGTGGACGGCGACGAATCTAACGATGACTCATATGATGAGGACTTTCTGCCATCCAACGAGCCCACCACACAGagcacag ATGTGTTATCATATCCGCCCTACTTGAAGGACCTGATCCACAGCCAGCTTTGCCAACACCTAGGCCTGCGAGGGCCCTGTTGCGAGGGTGGAGGAGGCGGAGAGGGAGGTGGTAGCGGAGAGCCCTCCCCCACGGTAGGCTCCCCGGACACCTTGTGCTCCAGCCTCTGCAGCCTGGACGAGCACCACCCCCTTCTGCGTGACCTGGGCGGTCACCGCGGCACCCACTCCTACAGCAATGCCGCCGAGCTCGCGGCCAAGATCCTGTCGGCGCTGCAGGGAGGGGAGGAGCTGCTGCTGGCCCGACTTCAGAGGGCAGGGCAGAGCGGTCGTGGTGGGGGGGACAGCGGCTTCCATAGCCTTGGCGGGGGAGGGCGGGGCATCAGGCCCTGCGGGGGTCAGGACTCTCCTTGCTACTCCAGATCTTACTCTGAGACGTACCTGTCACCCGGCGAGGATGACGACACCCCCTGCAAGGACTATGAGAGCACTGTGTGCCAGGCAGACGGCAGCCCTGACTACGACCCACACAGGAGGGTCTCTGATGTGGCCTCCTCTGGGGTTGTGTCTCTcgatgaggaggatgaagaggaggaggagagggcagGAGAGCCAAACAACCAATGA
- the zgc:165508 gene encoding protein FAM131A isoform X2, which yields MVLTALTQFSCKVNVDDTIEMLPKSRRALTIQEIAALARSSLHGISQVVKDHVTKPTAMAQGRVAHLIEWKGWCKPMDTPAALESDFNSYSDLTEGEQEARFAAGVAEQFAIAEAKLRAWSSVDGDESNDDSYDEDFLPSNEPTTQSTDVLSYPPYLKDLIHSQLCQHLGLRGPCCEGGGGGEGGGSGEPSPTVGSPDTLCSSLCSLDEHHPLLRDLGGHRGTHSYSNAAELAAKILSALQGGEELLLARLQRAGQSGRGGGDSGFHSLGGGGRGIRPCGGQDSPCYSRSYSETYLSPGEDDDTPCKDYESTVCQADGSPDYDPHRRVSDVASSGVVSLDEEDEEEEERAGEPNNQ from the exons ATGGTTCTGACCGCGCTGACCCAGTTTAGTTGCAAG GTGAATGTTGATGACACCATTGAAATGTTACCAAAATCAAGAAGAGCTCTCACCATTCAAGAGATTGCTGCATTAGCGCGATCTTCCCTACATG GTATTTCACAGGTAGTGAAGGACCATGTGACAAAGCCTACAGCCATGGCTCAGGGCAGAGTGGCCCACTTGATAGAGTGGAAAGGCTGGTGTAAGCCTATGGACACTCCTGCAGCCCTGGAATCCGACTTCAACTCTTATTCTGACCTCACTGAGGGAGAGCAGGAGGCACGCTTCGCTGCAG gTGTGGCAGAGCAGTTTGCCATAGCGGAGGCTAAGCTGAGGGCCTGGTCCTCTGTGGACGGCGACGAATCTAACGATGACTCATATGATGAGGACTTTCTGCCATCCAACGAGCCCACCACACAGagcacag ATGTGTTATCATATCCGCCCTACTTGAAGGACCTGATCCACAGCCAGCTTTGCCAACACCTAGGCCTGCGAGGGCCCTGTTGCGAGGGTGGAGGAGGCGGAGAGGGAGGTGGTAGCGGAGAGCCCTCCCCCACGGTAGGCTCCCCGGACACCTTGTGCTCCAGCCTCTGCAGCCTGGACGAGCACCACCCCCTTCTGCGTGACCTGGGCGGTCACCGCGGCACCCACTCCTACAGCAATGCCGCCGAGCTCGCGGCCAAGATCCTGTCGGCGCTGCAGGGAGGGGAGGAGCTGCTGCTGGCCCGACTTCAGAGGGCAGGGCAGAGCGGTCGTGGTGGGGGGGACAGCGGCTTCCATAGCCTTGGCGGGGGAGGGCGGGGCATCAGGCCCTGCGGGGGTCAGGACTCTCCTTGCTACTCCAGATCTTACTCTGAGACGTACCTGTCACCCGGCGAGGATGACGACACCCCCTGCAAGGACTATGAGAGCACTGTGTGCCAGGCAGACGGCAGCCCTGACTACGACCCACACAGGAGGGTCTCTGATGTGGCCTCCTCTGGGGTTGTGTCTCTcgatgaggaggatgaagaggaggaggagagggcagGAGAGCCAAACAACCAATGA
- the zgc:165508 gene encoding protein FAM131A isoform X3: MLPKSRRALTIQEIAALARSSLHGISQVVKDHVTKPTAMAQGRVAHLIEWKGWCKPMDTPAALESDFNSYSDLTEGEQEARFAAGVAEQFAIAEAKLRAWSSVDGDESNDDSYDEDFLPSNEPTTQSTDVLSYPPYLKDLIHSQLCQHLGLRGPCCEGGGGGEGGGSGEPSPTVGSPDTLCSSLCSLDEHHPLLRDLGGHRGTHSYSNAAELAAKILSALQGGEELLLARLQRAGQSGRGGGDSGFHSLGGGGRGIRPCGGQDSPCYSRSYSETYLSPGEDDDTPCKDYESTVCQADGSPDYDPHRRVSDVASSGVVSLDEEDEEEEERAGEPNNQ, encoded by the exons ATGTTACCAAAATCAAGAAGAGCTCTCACCATTCAAGAGATTGCTGCATTAGCGCGATCTTCCCTACATG GTATTTCACAGGTAGTGAAGGACCATGTGACAAAGCCTACAGCCATGGCTCAGGGCAGAGTGGCCCACTTGATAGAGTGGAAAGGCTGGTGTAAGCCTATGGACACTCCTGCAGCCCTGGAATCCGACTTCAACTCTTATTCTGACCTCACTGAGGGAGAGCAGGAGGCACGCTTCGCTGCAG gTGTGGCAGAGCAGTTTGCCATAGCGGAGGCTAAGCTGAGGGCCTGGTCCTCTGTGGACGGCGACGAATCTAACGATGACTCATATGATGAGGACTTTCTGCCATCCAACGAGCCCACCACACAGagcacag ATGTGTTATCATATCCGCCCTACTTGAAGGACCTGATCCACAGCCAGCTTTGCCAACACCTAGGCCTGCGAGGGCCCTGTTGCGAGGGTGGAGGAGGCGGAGAGGGAGGTGGTAGCGGAGAGCCCTCCCCCACGGTAGGCTCCCCGGACACCTTGTGCTCCAGCCTCTGCAGCCTGGACGAGCACCACCCCCTTCTGCGTGACCTGGGCGGTCACCGCGGCACCCACTCCTACAGCAATGCCGCCGAGCTCGCGGCCAAGATCCTGTCGGCGCTGCAGGGAGGGGAGGAGCTGCTGCTGGCCCGACTTCAGAGGGCAGGGCAGAGCGGTCGTGGTGGGGGGGACAGCGGCTTCCATAGCCTTGGCGGGGGAGGGCGGGGCATCAGGCCCTGCGGGGGTCAGGACTCTCCTTGCTACTCCAGATCTTACTCTGAGACGTACCTGTCACCCGGCGAGGATGACGACACCCCCTGCAAGGACTATGAGAGCACTGTGTGCCAGGCAGACGGCAGCCCTGACTACGACCCACACAGGAGGGTCTCTGATGTGGCCTCCTCTGGGGTTGTGTCTCTcgatgaggaggatgaagaggaggaggagagggcagGAGAGCCAAACAACCAATGA